The following are encoded in a window of Candidatus Fluviicola riflensis genomic DNA:
- a CDS encoding o-succinylbenzoate synthase, producing MENLNLLGSIPDGLRASFEAHTLLFKQPSGTSRGILTEKKLWLLRIWSATDKSFIGTGECSVIPGLSPDFTTVENYENELKTITENPAHFLRNPQLLSNKPSLLFGLETAFIDWKNGGSGDFFDTPFSLGEQSIPINGLVWMGSEQFMHEQIEQKLEQGFSCIKMKVGAIDFETEIALLESIRKRYNSNQITLRVDANGAFSLKEVGEKLQRLADLEVHSIEQPIAVGQYAALRDLCERTPLPIALDEELIPVSESAKRTELLEFVKPQYIILKPSLHGGFSGCLEWIKLAEENNIPWWMTSALESSIGLNAIAQFAAAFDPVIPQGLGTGGLYETNFETRLVIENGALFRR from the coding sequence ATGGAAAACCTTAATTTACTAGGCAGCATTCCTGACGGACTTAGGGCTTCCTTTGAAGCGCACACCTTACTGTTTAAACAGCCGAGCGGTACTAGTCGGGGAATTCTGACCGAGAAAAAACTATGGCTTCTTCGGATTTGGTCGGCAACTGATAAATCATTCATCGGAACCGGGGAATGTAGTGTTATACCGGGACTTTCCCCGGATTTCACAACTGTTGAGAATTACGAAAACGAACTCAAAACAATTACAGAAAATCCAGCTCATTTTTTGCGAAATCCACAATTATTGAGCAACAAACCGTCGCTTCTTTTCGGGCTTGAAACAGCTTTCATCGATTGGAAAAATGGTGGAAGTGGGGACTTTTTTGACACCCCCTTTTCCCTTGGAGAACAATCAATTCCGATCAATGGTTTGGTTTGGATGGGAAGTGAGCAGTTTATGCACGAGCAGATCGAACAGAAATTGGAACAAGGCTTTTCGTGCATTAAGATGAAGGTTGGCGCGATTGATTTTGAAACCGAAATTGCATTGCTGGAAAGTATTCGAAAACGCTACAATTCCAATCAAATCACCTTACGTGTAGACGCCAACGGTGCTTTTTCGCTAAAAGAAGTGGGTGAAAAACTTCAGCGTTTGGCTGATCTGGAGGTTCATTCGATCGAGCAACCGATTGCTGTTGGCCAGTATGCCGCGCTTCGTGATTTATGTGAGCGGACTCCGTTACCAATTGCGCTTGACGAGGAACTGATTCCGGTATCTGAATCGGCAAAACGAACTGAATTGCTTGAGTTTGTAAAACCACAATACATTATCCTGAAACCGAGTTTACATGGAGGTTTTTCAGGCTGTTTGGAATGGATTAAACTGGCTGAGGAAAACAATATTCCCTGGTGGATGACTTCAGCACTGGAATCGAGTATAGGGTTAAATGCCATTGCTCAGTTTGCCGCTGCTTTTGATCCTGTGATTCCTCAAGGATTGGGAACCGGCGGGTTGTATGAAACGAATTTTGAAACACGGCTGGTGATTGAAAACGGCGCGCTTTTCAGGAGGTAA